Proteins encoded by one window of Vigna radiata var. radiata cultivar VC1973A chromosome 5, Vradiata_ver6, whole genome shotgun sequence:
- the LOC106761148 gene encoding uncharacterized protein LOC106761148, whose protein sequence is MISGLELRRPLWIEEGGVALALSTPATTPGATDGEPRWIELIRRLRGVAQPPSRERRNRKSLSVRRSGTASHPCLQVSGKNHLIGANFDSEVHFVEMDPWVVSDVLRPNLEETGFLDASVIHTVRVEKFFERAEQFVGNSGPFDYISVTPPYTQVDYGVLMRQISESPLLGENTFIVVEYPLKTDMLDSCGNLVKITDRRFGRTLLAIYGPTWSQKKR, encoded by the exons ATGATTTCAGGCTTGGAGTTACGACGGCCATTGTGGATTGAAGAAGGAGGCGTTGCCTTGGCACTGTCTACACCTGCGACGACTCCAGGCGCTACCGACGGTGAACCTCGTTGGATCGAACT TATTCGGAGGCTTCGGGGAGTGGCTCAGCCTCCTTCGCGAGAAAGGAGAAATCGCAAAAGCCTCTCAGTTCGCCGATCTGGAACAGCTTCTCATCCATG CCTACAGGTATCAGGGAAAAATCATCTTATTGGAGCAAACTTTGATTCTGAG GTGCATTTTGTTGAGATGGATCCTTGGGTTGTATCAGATGTTTTACGTCCAAACTTAGAGGAAACTGGTTTCCTTGATGCTTCGGTCATACACACTGTCCGTGTGGAAAAATTCTTTGAACGTGCCGAGCAATTTGTAG GTAACAGTGGCCCATTTGATTACATTAGTGTCACCCCTCCATATACACAAGTTGACTATGGGGTGCTGATGAGGCAAATATCAGAATCACCATTGCTTGGAGAGAACACGTTTATT GTAGTTGAGTATCCTTTGAAAACTGACATGCTAGATTCTTGTGGAAACCTTGTGAAG ATAACTGACAGACGGTTTGGCCGCACGCTCTTGGCGATTTATGGACCAACATGGTCCCAGAAGAAGAGATGA